The following proteins are encoded in a genomic region of Triticum dicoccoides isolate Atlit2015 ecotype Zavitan chromosome 1B, WEW_v2.0, whole genome shotgun sequence:
- the LOC119349688 gene encoding peroxisomal membrane protein PEX14-like isoform X1: MADPPASSPADEARDPGISEAAHGTSTTQDTKEQEDMKGEAAVATSEPVREELVQSAVSFLSHPKVVASSDVQRRSFLENKGLTMDEIEEAFRRLLLSPPSNSASSDACKPPGAPDPETVTPVAPRHPKSYMEVMEMIQRGERPDDIQDINDEPPNPDQPISKPSMAPKPKPWEKQGQQSSGWDLKVHSSDPSESSSGVRTDSTSQATGSNNSSGHGDLMLTAEPATGSEAPVDDVAASPKQ, translated from the exons ATGGCGGATCCGCCGGCGTCGTCCCCGGCCGACGAGGCGCGGGATCCAG GTATCTCAGAAGCTGCTCATGGTACTAGTACGACGCAAGACACGAAAGAGCAGGAGGACATGAAAGGAGAAGCGGCTGTTGCGACCTCTGAACCGGTGAGGGAGGAACTGGTCCAGAGTGCCGTTAGTTTTCTGAGTCACCCCAAAGTCGTGGCATCTTCCGATGTCCAGAGGCGTTCCTTCCTGGAAAATAAAGGGCTCACCATGGACGAAATCGAAGAAGCGTTTCGGCGTTTGCTTCTT AGCCCGCCTTCAAACTCTGCAAGTTCAGATGCTTGCAAACCTCCAG GGGCTCCTGACCCTGAAACTGTGACCCCTGTGGCGCCCCGGCACCCAAAATCATATATGGAG GTCATGGAAATGATACAGAGGGGAGAGCGGCCAGATGATATCCAG GATATTAATGATGAGCCACCAAACCCTGATCAGCCAATCTCGAAACCCAGTATGGCACCCAAGCCCAAG CCATGGGAGAAGCAAGGCCAACAAAGTTCCGGTTGGGACCTGAAGGTTCACTCAAGCGACCCAAGCGAATCGTCGTCAGGAGTTCGAACCGATAGCACCAGCCAGGCCACGGGATCAAACAACAGCTCCGGTCACGGGGACTTGATGCTGACGGCAGAGCCAGCTACAGGATCTGAAGCCCCCGTGGATGACGTTGCCGCCTCGCCGAAGCAGTAA
- the LOC119349688 gene encoding peroxisomal membrane protein PEX14-like isoform X2, with translation MADPPASSPADEARDPEAAHGTSTTQDTKEQEDMKGEAAVATSEPVREELVQSAVSFLSHPKVVASSDVQRRSFLENKGLTMDEIEEAFRRLLLSPPSNSASSDACKPPGAPDPETVTPVAPRHPKSYMEVMEMIQRGERPDDIQDINDEPPNPDQPISKPSMAPKPKPWEKQGQQSSGWDLKVHSSDPSESSSGVRTDSTSQATGSNNSSGHGDLMLTAEPATGSEAPVDDVAASPKQ, from the exons ATGGCGGATCCGCCGGCGTCGTCCCCGGCCGACGAGGCGCGGGATCCAG AAGCTGCTCATGGTACTAGTACGACGCAAGACACGAAAGAGCAGGAGGACATGAAAGGAGAAGCGGCTGTTGCGACCTCTGAACCGGTGAGGGAGGAACTGGTCCAGAGTGCCGTTAGTTTTCTGAGTCACCCCAAAGTCGTGGCATCTTCCGATGTCCAGAGGCGTTCCTTCCTGGAAAATAAAGGGCTCACCATGGACGAAATCGAAGAAGCGTTTCGGCGTTTGCTTCTT AGCCCGCCTTCAAACTCTGCAAGTTCAGATGCTTGCAAACCTCCAG GGGCTCCTGACCCTGAAACTGTGACCCCTGTGGCGCCCCGGCACCCAAAATCATATATGGAG GTCATGGAAATGATACAGAGGGGAGAGCGGCCAGATGATATCCAG GATATTAATGATGAGCCACCAAACCCTGATCAGCCAATCTCGAAACCCAGTATGGCACCCAAGCCCAAG CCATGGGAGAAGCAAGGCCAACAAAGTTCCGGTTGGGACCTGAAGGTTCACTCAAGCGACCCAAGCGAATCGTCGTCAGGAGTTCGAACCGATAGCACCAGCCAGGCCACGGGATCAAACAACAGCTCCGGTCACGGGGACTTGATGCTGACGGCAGAGCCAGCTACAGGATCTGAAGCCCCCGTGGATGACGTTGCCGCCTCGCCGAAGCAGTAA